One genomic region from Arthrobacter sp. FB24 encodes:
- a CDS encoding NAD(P)/FAD-dependent oxidoreductase: MATTPQLQDRPRVLVVGGGYVGLYVALKLQNKIANAGGIVTVVDPLPYMTYQPFLPEVAGGNIEARHAVVSHRQHLKQTELIQGRVTSIDHANRTAVVAPSDGGPNFEVPYFDVVLAAGAITRTFPIKGLADKGIGLKTIEEAVALRNKVLERIEAGSTITDPAERARALTFVVVGGGFAGIECITEMEDLARAAVKNNPRVKQEEVRFVLVEAMGRIMPEVTAKQAEWVVEHLRSRGIEVLLNTSLDNAEGSLKLINLPDKTPAQEFEADTLVWTAGVQANPMVRSTDFPLEPRGRVRVLPDLRIAGDEGIIENAWAAGDIAAVPDLTGSGLPDGTCVPNAQHALRQAKRLAKNLWASRWDKELKDYKHKNLGAVAGFGEWKGVANINLLGRIGLKGPLAWLAHRGYHGMAMPTFERKFRVIINWIISFFAGRDTTQLLDLDNPRGAFVAAATPAPKPAAATVAPAADKPAESGSNSQQKQTVSADTK; encoded by the coding sequence ATGGCAACAACCCCACAGCTCCAGGACCGTCCCAGGGTACTCGTCGTCGGCGGCGGGTACGTCGGCCTGTACGTAGCCCTCAAACTGCAGAACAAGATCGCGAATGCCGGTGGCATCGTCACCGTCGTTGATCCGCTGCCCTACATGACCTACCAGCCCTTCCTGCCGGAAGTTGCCGGCGGAAACATCGAGGCGCGCCACGCTGTCGTCTCGCACCGTCAGCACCTGAAGCAGACGGAACTCATCCAGGGCCGCGTCACCTCGATCGACCACGCCAACCGGACCGCGGTGGTTGCCCCGTCCGACGGCGGCCCGAACTTTGAGGTCCCGTACTTCGACGTCGTACTGGCCGCTGGTGCCATTACCCGCACCTTCCCCATCAAGGGCCTTGCGGACAAGGGAATCGGCCTGAAGACCATCGAGGAAGCCGTTGCGCTGCGCAACAAGGTCCTCGAGCGGATCGAAGCCGGCTCCACCATCACTGATCCTGCCGAGCGCGCCCGCGCCCTCACCTTCGTGGTGGTTGGTGGCGGCTTCGCCGGCATCGAGTGCATCACCGAGATGGAAGACCTTGCCCGCGCGGCGGTCAAGAACAATCCCCGCGTCAAGCAGGAGGAAGTCCGCTTCGTCCTGGTGGAAGCCATGGGCCGCATCATGCCCGAGGTCACCGCCAAGCAGGCCGAGTGGGTCGTGGAGCACCTGCGTAGCCGCGGCATTGAAGTCCTGCTGAACACCTCGTTGGACAACGCCGAGGGCTCCCTTAAGCTCATCAACCTGCCGGACAAGACCCCGGCCCAGGAATTCGAAGCCGATACCCTCGTCTGGACTGCAGGCGTGCAGGCCAACCCGATGGTCCGCTCCACCGACTTCCCGCTGGAGCCGCGCGGCCGCGTCCGCGTGCTTCCGGACCTGCGTATCGCCGGTGACGAAGGCATCATCGAGAATGCCTGGGCTGCCGGCGACATTGCCGCCGTGCCTGACCTCACGGGCAGCGGCCTGCCGGACGGCACCTGCGTGCCGAATGCGCAGCACGCCCTTCGCCAGGCCAAGCGCCTCGCGAAGAACCTTTGGGCCTCCCGCTGGGACAAGGAACTCAAGGACTACAAGCACAAGAACCTGGGCGCCGTTGCCGGCTTTGGCGAATGGAAGGGCGTTGCCAACATCAACCTCCTGGGCCGCATCGGGCTCAAGGGCCCCCTCGCCTGGCTGGCTCACCGCGGCTACCACGGCATGGCCATGCCCACGTTCGAGCGCAAGTTCCGGGTGATCATCAACTGGATCATTAGTTTCTTCGCAGGCCGCGACACCACCCAGCTGCTGGACCTGGACAACCCGCGCGGAGCTTTCGTCGCTGCGGCCACTCCTGCTCCCAAGCCGGCCGCGGCTACAGTCGCTCCGGCGGCTGACAAGCCGGCCGAATCCGGCAGCAACAGCCAGCAGAAGCAGACTGTATCGGCTGACACCAAGTAG
- a CDS encoding ABC transporter substrate-binding protein has product MISLPQAAPRVAKLTALSIGVALLATACGGSSTPSSTGSTTPAASGIACPAPSASGGATTAAGAGGSVPASTTTTDTPLKIGSLLPTTGSLAFLGPPEIAGVNLGIKEVNDAGGVLGKPVEVIHRDSGDTKTDIATQSTTALLGSGVSAIIGAASSGVSKTVINQITGAGVIQFSPANTSPDFTTWDDKGLYWRTAPSDVLQGKVLGNYMATCGAQTVGMIVLNDAYGTGLAKNVKSAFEAAGGKVVAEELFNEGDSQFSSQVDKVIAAKPDAIALITFDQAKSIVPLMTGKGIKATQMFLVDGNTSDYSKDFQAGTLKGAQGTIPGTFAKDDFKKKLLAIDPALKDYSYAGESYDAVNLIALAAEAAKSTKGTDIAKQLKAVSESGEKCNDFPSCVTLLRNGKDIDYDGQSGPVTFSDAGDPTEAYIGIYEYQDDNTYKPSKEEFGKL; this is encoded by the coding sequence ATGATTTCACTCCCCCAGGCGGCGCCGCGAGTCGCTAAGCTCACAGCGCTTAGCATCGGCGTCGCCCTTCTGGCTACGGCTTGTGGCGGCTCGTCCACCCCGAGTTCGACAGGCTCCACCACTCCGGCGGCATCCGGAATCGCCTGCCCGGCGCCGAGCGCTAGCGGCGGCGCCACCACCGCAGCGGGCGCGGGCGGCTCGGTCCCGGCCTCTACCACTACTACGGATACTCCGCTCAAGATCGGCTCGCTTCTGCCTACCACGGGCTCGCTGGCGTTCCTCGGGCCGCCCGAAATTGCCGGTGTGAACCTGGGCATCAAGGAAGTCAATGACGCAGGCGGCGTCCTGGGCAAGCCCGTCGAAGTGATCCACCGCGACTCCGGTGACACCAAGACCGACATTGCAACGCAGTCCACCACAGCGCTGCTGGGCAGCGGCGTCAGCGCCATTATCGGCGCTGCATCATCGGGGGTTTCCAAGACCGTCATCAACCAGATCACCGGTGCCGGTGTCATCCAGTTCTCGCCCGCGAACACGTCTCCCGACTTCACCACCTGGGATGACAAGGGCCTCTACTGGCGCACGGCTCCCTCCGATGTGCTGCAGGGCAAGGTGCTCGGCAACTACATGGCTACCTGTGGCGCACAGACCGTCGGCATGATCGTTCTGAACGATGCGTACGGCACCGGCCTGGCCAAGAACGTCAAGTCTGCGTTTGAAGCTGCCGGCGGCAAGGTTGTTGCCGAGGAGCTCTTCAACGAGGGCGACTCGCAGTTCAGCAGCCAGGTGGACAAGGTCATTGCAGCCAAGCCGGATGCGATTGCCCTGATCACCTTCGACCAGGCTAAGAGCATCGTGCCCCTGATGACCGGCAAGGGCATCAAGGCGACCCAGATGTTCCTGGTTGACGGCAACACCTCGGACTACAGCAAGGACTTCCAGGCGGGAACGCTGAAGGGCGCCCAGGGCACCATCCCGGGCACGTTCGCCAAGGACGACTTCAAGAAGAAGCTGCTGGCAATCGACCCGGCGCTGAAGGACTACAGCTATGCAGGCGAGTCGTACGACGCCGTCAACCTGATCGCGCTGGCTGCGGAAGCCGCTAAGAGCACCAAGGGTACCGACATCGCCAAGCAGCTCAAGGCAGTCTCCGAAAGCGGCGAGAAGTGCAACGACTTCCCGTCCTGCGTCACGCTGCTCCGCAACGGCAAGGACATCGACTACGACGGCCAGTCCGGTCCGGTGACCTTCTCCGACGCCGGTGACCCGACGGAAGCCTACATCGGCATCTACGAGTACCAGGATGACAACACCTACAAGCCGTCGAAGGAAGAATTCGGCAAGCTGTAA
- a CDS encoding S8 family serine peptidase, with product MTRATTRRDRMASAVTALALAAASLATSLIAAPEARADAWRDKQYWLAESGITKAWEVSKGANVKVAVIDSGVDAKHPDLKGAVVGGSDASGAGSADGQKSIGSKPEHGTLVATMLAGRGHQPPKSTATPSPGAPPAPGPDGIVGVAPEAQILSVSTWLGSPNPGGKTDQEQIPAAVRWAVDNGARVINISLGSTSPEWPQSWDAAFLYAEQKDVVIVAAAGNRVGGNVQVGAPATIPGVLTVAGLDRKGAASIDSSSQGISIGVAAPAEDLIGGMPGDGYAEWAGTSGATPIVSGVAALIRSKWPEMTASQVINRIVTTAKDAGAPGKDPIYGFGVLNAEAALKDDVPDTKVNPLGTVADWIRVHRRGESAATTPAAEPGSSPTSAPATLPAATVPVAEAPSQLDSAVPAMVVIGFVMLFLAIIGGAVYQLRRAARNPGNLRDEPDTGVLDKVDSNGK from the coding sequence ATGACCAGAGCAACAACCCGCCGGGACCGGATGGCCTCCGCCGTGACTGCACTTGCCCTGGCCGCAGCTAGCTTGGCAACGTCGCTGATCGCGGCACCGGAAGCCCGGGCCGACGCATGGCGGGACAAACAGTACTGGCTGGCCGAATCCGGCATCACCAAAGCGTGGGAAGTTTCTAAGGGCGCCAATGTCAAAGTGGCCGTCATCGACAGCGGCGTGGATGCGAAGCACCCCGACCTGAAGGGCGCCGTCGTTGGCGGAAGCGATGCCTCCGGGGCCGGCAGCGCAGACGGACAGAAGAGCATCGGCTCGAAACCTGAGCACGGGACCCTGGTGGCAACCATGCTGGCGGGCCGCGGCCACCAGCCGCCAAAATCGACGGCTACCCCCTCACCCGGCGCCCCTCCGGCGCCGGGCCCGGACGGAATTGTGGGCGTCGCCCCCGAAGCGCAGATCCTGTCGGTGTCCACCTGGCTGGGCTCCCCGAACCCCGGCGGCAAGACCGACCAGGAACAGATCCCGGCCGCCGTCCGCTGGGCCGTGGACAACGGCGCACGTGTGATCAACATTTCGCTGGGCAGCACTTCGCCGGAATGGCCGCAGAGCTGGGACGCAGCGTTCCTCTACGCCGAACAAAAGGATGTGGTTATTGTCGCCGCGGCAGGGAACCGCGTGGGTGGCAACGTGCAGGTGGGAGCCCCCGCCACCATCCCCGGCGTCCTGACGGTGGCAGGCCTGGACCGCAAGGGCGCCGCCAGCATCGATTCCTCGTCCCAGGGCATCAGTATTGGCGTGGCCGCACCGGCCGAAGACCTGATCGGCGGCATGCCCGGGGACGGCTATGCGGAATGGGCGGGAACATCGGGCGCTACGCCGATCGTGTCCGGGGTGGCGGCGCTGATCCGCTCGAAGTGGCCCGAGATGACAGCCAGCCAGGTCATCAACAGGATTGTCACGACGGCCAAGGATGCCGGGGCACCGGGCAAGGACCCAATCTACGGCTTTGGCGTGCTCAACGCGGAAGCCGCCCTGAAAGACGATGTTCCTGATACGAAGGTCAATCCGCTGGGCACGGTGGCTGATTGGATCAGGGTCCACCGCCGTGGCGAGTCCGCCGCGACCACCCCCGCGGCTGAACCCGGCAGCAGCCCCACGAGTGCGCCGGCCACGCTGCCCGCCGCCACCGTCCCGGTGGCCGAAGCTCCGTCCCAGCTGGACAGTGCGGTTCCGGCCATGGTCGTCATCGGCTTCGTAATGCTGTTCCTGGCCATCATCGGTGGCGCCGTCTATCAACTGCGACGGGCGGCCAGGAATCCCGGGAATCTGCGCGATGAGCCGGATACCGGGGTGCTGGACAAGGTGGACTCGAACGGAAAGTAA
- a CDS encoding N-acetyltransferase, protein MTGEKDIRALLASIHPVLREGEYVYVLWPYGRPLVPGIEAAVREAEGLTVVLPRAEADRLELRYDFVASWITLQVHSSLEAIGLTAAVSAALTNSRISCNVLAGFHHDHLLVPVADADRALEILHELAAASTEQPAPKLVLRTEQPADRPAILELTAAAFSVSPVTGLPVDGEPVEVGLLKQLFDCDEYLPEFSIVAEQNGEVVGHVISTRGWVGDLELLGLGPIGVVPRLQRHGIGSALMQETVSRANAAGERGIALLGSPEYYSRFGFVPSVSLGVEPPSAEWGDAFQFLPLAVWPGGIHGTFRYAGPFQRL, encoded by the coding sequence ATGACTGGTGAAAAGGACATCCGTGCCCTCTTGGCATCCATCCACCCCGTCCTGCGCGAGGGGGAATACGTGTACGTCCTGTGGCCCTACGGCAGGCCGCTGGTTCCAGGCATCGAAGCCGCAGTCCGGGAAGCGGAAGGGCTCACCGTGGTGCTGCCCCGGGCTGAGGCGGACAGGCTGGAGCTTCGCTACGACTTCGTTGCCTCCTGGATCACCCTTCAGGTGCATTCGTCCCTCGAAGCCATCGGATTGACTGCAGCGGTCAGTGCGGCGCTCACCAACTCCCGAATCAGCTGCAACGTCCTCGCCGGGTTCCACCACGACCACCTCCTGGTTCCGGTGGCTGATGCGGACCGCGCCTTGGAGATACTCCACGAACTGGCTGCAGCAAGTACCGAGCAGCCTGCACCGAAGCTTGTCCTGCGCACTGAACAGCCGGCGGACAGGCCCGCCATCCTGGAGCTCACGGCGGCTGCTTTCTCGGTGTCGCCGGTTACCGGGCTTCCCGTGGACGGTGAACCCGTGGAAGTGGGGCTGTTGAAGCAGCTTTTCGACTGCGACGAGTATCTGCCTGAGTTCAGCATCGTCGCCGAACAGAATGGTGAAGTGGTGGGCCACGTCATCAGCACGCGGGGCTGGGTGGGGGACCTTGAGCTGCTGGGGCTTGGCCCCATTGGTGTGGTGCCGCGGCTGCAACGCCACGGCATCGGCTCGGCACTTATGCAGGAAACCGTCTCGCGCGCCAACGCGGCGGGGGAGAGGGGCATCGCCCTGCTGGGCAGCCCGGAGTACTACTCCCGTTTCGGCTTTGTGCCGTCCGTGTCCCTGGGCGTTGAACCGCCCAGCGCTGAATGGGGAGATGCCTTCCAGTTCCTCCCGCTCGCTGTCTGGCCCGGTGGTATCCACGGCACGTTCCGGTATGCCGGGCCCTTTCAGCGGCTCTGA
- a CDS encoding ABC transporter ATP-binding protein: MSATSAAAAATPAAADQAVVTVTNLVAGYIPGVNILNGCSIEARKGELIGIIGPNGAGKSTLLKAMFGLVKVHSGSVVVRGQDITGLKANKLVAKGVGFVPQNNNVFATLTIEENMQMGMFQRPKDFAERFDFVTSLFPELGKRRAQRAGSLSGGERQMVAMGRALMMEPAVLLLDEPSAGLSPVKQDETFLRVHEINRAGVSVIMVEQNARRCLQICDRAYVLDQGKDAYTGTGRELMKDPKVIQLYLGTLADEV; this comes from the coding sequence CCAACCTGGTGGCTGGCTACATCCCCGGCGTCAACATCCTCAACGGCTGCAGCATTGAAGCCCGCAAAGGCGAACTGATCGGCATCATCGGTCCTAACGGCGCCGGTAAGTCCACGCTGCTGAAGGCGATGTTCGGGCTGGTGAAGGTGCACTCGGGCTCCGTCGTGGTCAGGGGCCAGGACATCACCGGGCTCAAGGCCAACAAACTCGTGGCCAAGGGCGTGGGCTTCGTCCCGCAGAACAACAATGTGTTCGCTACCCTGACCATCGAGGAGAACATGCAGATGGGCATGTTCCAGCGGCCCAAGGACTTTGCCGAACGGTTCGACTTCGTTACCAGCCTCTTCCCTGAGCTCGGCAAGCGCCGCGCCCAGCGTGCCGGCTCGCTCTCCGGCGGGGAACGCCAGATGGTGGCCATGGGACGTGCCCTGATGATGGAGCCCGCCGTCCTGCTGCTCGATGAGCCGTCGGCAGGCCTCTCCCCCGTCAAGCAGGATGAGACCTTCCTGCGGGTCCACGAGATCAACCGGGCCGGCGTTTCGGTGATCATGGTGGAGCAGAACGCCCGCCGCTGCCTGCAGATCTGCGACCGCGCCTATGTGCTGGACCAGGGCAAGGACGCGTACACCGGTACCGGCCGGGAGCTCATGAAGGACCCCAAGGTGATCCAGCTGTACCTCGGAACGCTGGCGGACGAAGTCTAA